In the genome of Rhodoplanes sp. Z2-YC6860, one region contains:
- a CDS encoding ABC transporter substrate-binding protein, whose protein sequence is MKRRDAIKFLGAAGLSQMWPAQAPAQTRKKVGFLYPGLSSVAASRLQAYRDGLREAGWGDDKVEIDARFAESVAARNSGLVAELIAAKVDLLAPISFISVEAARTATKTVPIVAFDLETDPIAAGIATNLARPGGNVTGVYFDFPDFSSKWMELLKETVPRLSKVVVVRDPSSPSPQLKGIQTAAGWLNVKIDGIVDVTSLDGLDDAFRSAGERKPDAVLILSSPLFGTNPGRVADLTTKYRLPTITLFPEFARHGGLMAYGVDLLGAFRQAGGMAGKVLSGAKPAELPIERPTKFELVVNAKTAKSLGIELPTSVLLRADEVIE, encoded by the coding sequence ATGAAACGCCGCGATGCCATCAAGTTTCTGGGTGCTGCGGGGCTAAGCCAAATGTGGCCGGCGCAGGCGCCCGCCCAGACCCGCAAGAAGGTCGGATTTCTCTATCCCGGTTTGTCGAGCGTGGCGGCCTCCCGGCTTCAGGCCTACCGTGATGGGCTCCGCGAGGCCGGCTGGGGCGACGACAAGGTCGAGATCGACGCCCGTTTCGCTGAATCGGTCGCCGCGCGGAACAGCGGCCTGGTTGCCGAGCTCATTGCCGCCAAGGTCGACCTGCTGGCGCCGATTAGCTTCATCTCGGTCGAGGCGGCGCGCACCGCCACCAAGACGGTTCCCATTGTGGCCTTTGATCTGGAGACCGATCCGATCGCCGCGGGCATCGCCACGAACCTGGCGCGGCCGGGCGGCAATGTGACCGGCGTCTATTTCGACTTTCCGGACTTTAGCTCCAAATGGATGGAGCTGCTCAAGGAGACGGTGCCGCGTTTGTCGAAGGTCGTGGTGGTCCGCGATCCGAGCAGTCCCTCGCCGCAGCTGAAGGGCATCCAGACCGCCGCCGGCTGGCTGAACGTCAAGATCGACGGCATCGTCGACGTGACGAGCCTCGACGGATTGGACGACGCATTCCGTTCCGCGGGCGAACGAAAGCCCGACGCCGTGCTGATCCTGTCATCGCCATTGTTCGGCACCAATCCGGGCCGCGTGGCGGATCTCACAACCAAATATCGCTTGCCGACCATCACGCTGTTTCCGGAGTTCGCACGCCATGGCGGATTGATGGCCTATGGCGTCGACCTGCTCGGTGCTTTCCGCCAGGCCGGCGGCATGGCCGGCAAGGTGTTGAGCGGCGCCAAGCCCGCCGAGCTTCCGATCGAGCGGCCGACCAAGTTCGAGCTGGTGGTCAACGCCAAGACCGCGAAAAGTCTCGGCATCGAATTGCCGACTTCGGTGCTGTTGCGCGCCGACGAGGTGATCGAGTGA